Proteins from a genomic interval of Pseudomonas paeninsulae:
- the glyS gene encoding glycine--tRNA ligase subunit beta yields MSAHDFLVELGTEELPPKSLNTLGQAFLAGIEKGLKSAGLSYGKVRYYAAPRRLAVLVEQLEAQQADRTQNLDGPPLQAAFDAEGKPTQAALGFAKKCGVDLAEIDRSGPKLRFSQRIPGQAAAGLLPGIVETSLNELPIPKRMRWGARKTEFVRPSQWLVMLFGDNVIDCEILAQTSGRVSRGHRFHANQEVRISAPANYAEDLRSAYVIADFAERRAQIAARIEQLASEQQGTAIVPPALLDEVSALVEWPVPLVCSFEERFLEVPQEALIITMQDNQKYFCLLDGNGKLLPRFITVANIESKDPQQIISGNEKVVRPRLTDAEFFFKQDQKHKLETLNQRLANVVFQAQLGSVYDKAKRVSALAGFIAQRVGGDTSRAARAGLLCKCDLASEMVGEFPEMQGIAGYYYAKHDGEPEDVALALNEQYMPRGAGAELPSTLTGAAVALADKLDTLVGIFGIGMLPTGSKDPYALRRAALGVLRILIEKQLDLDLAATIAFAIEQFEGKVKAGDLASQVLDFIFDRLRARYEDEGVDVAVYQAVRAVNPVSPLDFDQRVQAVQAFRTLPEAAALAAANKRVSNLLGKAGGQVAASIQAHHFDTPSEFTLNAAIQQAEQAVLPLAEARQYSAALAQLAGLREPVDAFFESVLVNAEDPAVRANRYALLAKLRGLFLGVADISVLS; encoded by the coding sequence ATGAGTGCGCACGATTTCCTGGTAGAACTGGGCACCGAAGAGCTGCCGCCAAAATCCTTGAACACCTTGGGCCAAGCCTTCCTCGCCGGTATCGAAAAAGGCCTGAAAAGCGCCGGACTGAGCTATGGCAAGGTGCGCTACTACGCCGCGCCGCGCCGTCTCGCGGTGCTGGTCGAGCAGCTTGAAGCGCAACAAGCCGATCGCACCCAGAACCTCGATGGGCCACCCCTGCAAGCGGCCTTCGACGCCGAGGGCAAACCGACTCAGGCGGCGCTGGGCTTCGCCAAGAAATGTGGCGTCGACCTGGCCGAGATCGACCGCAGCGGGCCGAAGCTGAGATTCAGCCAGCGCATCCCTGGCCAGGCTGCCGCCGGGCTGCTGCCGGGCATCGTCGAAACCTCGCTGAACGAACTGCCGATTCCCAAGCGCATGCGCTGGGGCGCACGCAAAACCGAATTCGTCCGTCCAAGCCAGTGGCTGGTGATGTTGTTCGGCGACAACGTGATCGATTGCGAAATCCTCGCCCAGACCTCCGGTCGGGTCTCGCGCGGTCACCGCTTCCACGCCAATCAGGAAGTGCGCATCAGTGCGCCGGCCAACTACGCCGAGGACCTGCGCAGCGCCTATGTAATCGCCGATTTCGCCGAGCGTCGTGCGCAGATCGCCGCCCGCATCGAGCAACTGGCTAGTGAACAGCAGGGCACCGCGATAGTGCCGCCCGCGCTGCTGGATGAAGTCAGCGCCCTGGTCGAATGGCCGGTGCCGCTGGTCTGCTCCTTCGAGGAGCGCTTCCTCGAGGTGCCGCAGGAAGCGCTGATCATCACCATGCAGGACAACCAGAAATACTTCTGCCTGCTCGATGGCAACGGCAAGTTGCTGCCGCGCTTCATCACCGTGGCCAATATCGAAAGCAAGGATCCGCAGCAGATCATTTCCGGCAACGAGAAGGTGGTGCGCCCACGCCTGACCGATGCCGAGTTCTTCTTCAAGCAGGACCAGAAGCACAAGCTCGAGACCCTCAACCAGCGCCTGGCCAACGTGGTGTTCCAGGCCCAGCTTGGCTCGGTCTATGACAAGGCTAAGCGGGTGTCCGCCCTGGCCGGCTTCATCGCCCAGCGCGTCGGCGGCGATACCAGCCGTGCCGCGCGCGCCGGCCTGTTGTGCAAGTGCGACCTGGCCAGCGAGATGGTCGGCGAGTTCCCGGAAATGCAGGGTATCGCCGGCTATTACTACGCCAAGCACGACGGCGAGCCGGAAGACGTCGCCCTGGCGCTCAACGAGCAATACATGCCGCGCGGTGCCGGCGCCGAATTACCGAGCACCCTGACCGGCGCCGCGGTGGCCCTGGCCGACAAGCTCGACACCCTGGTCGGCATCTTCGGCATCGGCATGCTGCCCACCGGTAGCAAGGACCCCTATGCCCTACGCCGAGCGGCCCTGGGCGTGCTGCGTATCCTGATCGAGAAACAACTGGATCTGGATCTGGCGGCCACCATCGCCTTCGCCATCGAACAGTTCGAGGGCAAGGTCAAAGCCGGCGATCTGGCGTCTCAGGTGCTGGACTTCATCTTCGACCGCCTGCGCGCGCGTTATGAAGACGAAGGCGTCGATGTCGCCGTCTATCAGGCCGTGCGGGCGGTCAACCCGGTCTCGCCGCTGGACTTCGACCAGCGCGTGCAGGCCGTGCAGGCCTTCCGCACCCTGCCTGAAGCAGCCGCCCTGGCCGCCGCCAACAAGCGCGTGTCGAATCTGCTGGGCAAGGCCGGGGGCCAGGTCGCCGCGAGCATCCAGGCCCACCACTTCGATACGCCGAGCGAGTTCACCCTCAACGCCGCCATCCAGCAGGCAGAACAAGCCGTGCTGCCACTGGCCGAGGCGCGTCAGTACAGCGCCGCCCTGGCGCAACTGGCTGGCCTGCGCGAGCCGGTGGACGCCTTCTTCGAGTCGGTGCTGGTCAACGCCGAAGACCCGGCGGTGCGGGCCAACCGCTATGCCCTGCTGGCCAAGCTGCGCGGCCTGTTCCTCGGCGTGGCCGATATCTCGGTGCTGAGCTGA
- the glyQ gene encoding glycine--tRNA ligase subunit alpha, translated as MSQTTPAVRTFQDLILTLQQYWAEQGCVVLQPYDMEVGAGTFHTATFLRAIGPETWNAAYVQPSRRPTDGRYGENPNRLQHYYQFQVVLKPNPENFQELYLGSLQAIGIDPLVHDVRFVEDNWESPTLGAWGLGWEIWLNGMEVTQFTYFQQVGGIECYPVTGEITYGLERLAMYIQGVDSVYDLVWTDGKFGKVTYGDVFHQNEVEQSTYNFEHANVEKLFELFDFYESEANRLIELELPLPTYEMVLKASHTFNLLEARRAISVTARQQYILRVRALARAVAQSYLQARRKLGFPLAAPDLRDEVLAKLEAAE; from the coding sequence GTGAGCCAGACTACGCCTGCCGTGCGCACCTTCCAAGACTTGATCCTCACCCTGCAGCAGTACTGGGCCGAGCAAGGTTGTGTGGTGTTGCAGCCTTACGATATGGAAGTGGGCGCCGGCACCTTCCACACTGCCACGTTCCTGCGTGCCATCGGCCCAGAGACCTGGAACGCCGCCTACGTGCAGCCCTCGCGACGTCCGACTGACGGCCGCTATGGCGAGAACCCCAACCGCCTGCAGCATTACTACCAGTTCCAGGTGGTGCTCAAACCCAACCCGGAAAACTTCCAGGAGTTGTACCTCGGCTCGCTGCAGGCCATCGGCATCGATCCGCTGGTCCACGACGTCCGCTTCGTCGAGGACAACTGGGAATCGCCGACCCTCGGCGCCTGGGGTCTGGGCTGGGAAATCTGGCTGAACGGCATGGAAGTCACCCAGTTCACCTACTTCCAGCAAGTCGGCGGCATCGAGTGCTACCCGGTGACCGGCGAGATCACCTACGGCCTGGAACGCCTGGCCATGTACATTCAGGGCGTCGACTCGGTCTACGACCTGGTGTGGACCGACGGCAAGTTCGGCAAGGTCACCTATGGCGATGTGTTCCACCAGAACGAGGTGGAACAGTCGACCTACAACTTCGAGCACGCCAACGTCGAGAAGCTGTTCGAGCTGTTCGATTTCTATGAGTCGGAAGCCAATCGCCTGATCGAGCTGGAACTGCCGCTACCGACTTACGAGATGGTGCTCAAGGCCTCGCACACCTTCAACCTGCTGGAAGCCCGCCGCGCTATTTCGGTAACCGCGCGCCAGCAATACATCCTGCGCGTACGCGCCCTGGCTCGCGCCGTGGCGCAGAGCTACCTGCAAGCGCGACGCAAACTCGGCTTCCCGCTCGCCGCCCCCGACCTGCGTGATGAAGTTTTAGCCAAGCTGGAGGCAGCAGAATGA
- a CDS encoding DNA-3-methyladenine glycosylase I gives MPRCFWCTDDPLYQAYHDQEWGVPQRDPQALFELLLLEGFQAGLSWITVLKKRERYREVLFGFDVQRLAAMSDEYLESLMQDPGIIRNRLKLKAARQNAQAWLRLEDPLALLWSFVGGQPKLNHFSQRSQVPAITVQAEAMSKALKKAGFTFVGPTICYAYMQATGMVMDHTTDCDRYAALCRA, from the coding sequence ATGCCGCGTTGCTTCTGGTGTACCGACGACCCGCTCTACCAGGCCTATCACGATCAGGAATGGGGCGTGCCGCAGCGCGATCCCCAAGCCCTGTTCGAGTTATTGCTGCTGGAGGGCTTTCAGGCCGGCTTGTCCTGGATAACCGTGCTGAAGAAGCGCGAACGCTACCGTGAGGTGCTGTTCGGCTTCGACGTGCAGCGTTTAGCCGCTATGAGCGATGAGTATCTGGAAAGCCTGATGCAAGACCCCGGCATCATTCGCAACCGCTTGAAACTCAAGGCCGCGCGGCAGAACGCCCAGGCCTGGCTGCGGCTGGAGGATCCGCTGGCGCTGCTCTGGTCGTTCGTCGGCGGTCAGCCGAAGCTCAATCACTTCAGCCAGCGCAGCCAGGTGCCGGCCATCACCGTGCAGGCCGAAGCCATGAGCAAGGCGTTGAAGAAGGCCGGCTTCACCTTCGTCGGCCCGACCATCTGCTACGCCTATATGCAGGCCACGGGGATGGTCATGGACCACACCACCGATTGTGACCGCTATGCCGCGCTGTGCCGTGCCTAG
- a CDS encoding lysophospholipid acyltransferase yields MEAFKGRLVVGFLRLFALLPWRAVQAVGNVIGWLMWKLPNSSREVVRINLAKCFPELGEAERERLVGQSLKDIGKTFTESACAWIWPAQKSIGLIREVEGLEVLEQALASGKGVVGITSHLGNWEVLNHFYCDQCKPIIFYRPPKLKAVDELLRKQRVQLGNRVAPSTREGILSVIKEVRKGGAVGIPADPEPSLSAGVFVPFLATQALTSKFVAGMLVGGKARGVFLHALRLADGSGFKVILEAAPAEMYSEDVEVAVAAMSAVIEKYVRAYPSQYMWSMKRFKKRPPGEKKWY; encoded by the coding sequence GTGGAAGCATTCAAAGGCCGCCTGGTGGTCGGCTTTCTCCGTCTGTTCGCCCTGCTGCCCTGGCGCGCCGTTCAGGCGGTGGGCAATGTCATTGGCTGGCTGATGTGGAAGCTGCCGAACAGCTCGCGCGAGGTGGTGCGGATCAACCTGGCCAAGTGCTTCCCTGAGCTGGGCGAGGCCGAGCGTGAGCGCCTGGTCGGTCAGAGCCTCAAGGACATCGGCAAGACATTCACCGAAAGCGCCTGCGCCTGGATCTGGCCGGCACAGAAGTCCATCGGCCTGATCCGTGAGGTCGAGGGTCTGGAAGTCCTCGAGCAAGCCCTGGCCAGCGGCAAGGGCGTGGTCGGCATCACCAGTCACCTGGGCAACTGGGAAGTGCTCAATCACTTCTATTGTGACCAGTGCAAGCCGATCATCTTCTACCGGCCGCCCAAGCTCAAGGCGGTCGACGAGTTGCTGCGCAAGCAGCGGGTCCAACTGGGCAACCGGGTGGCCCCTTCGACCCGCGAAGGTATCCTCAGCGTCATCAAGGAAGTGCGCAAAGGCGGCGCCGTGGGCATTCCCGCCGACCCTGAGCCGAGTCTCTCCGCGGGCGTGTTCGTGCCCTTTCTGGCAACCCAGGCGCTGACCAGCAAGTTCGTGGCCGGCATGCTGGTCGGTGGCAAGGCCCGCGGTGTGTTCCTGCATGCCTTGCGCCTGGCCGATGGTTCCGGCTTCAAGGTGATCCTCGAGGCTGCGCCAGCGGAGATGTACAGCGAAGATGTGGAAGTCGCGGTGGCAGCCATGAGCGCGGTCATCGAGAAATACGTGCGGGCCTACCCGAGCCAGTACATGTGGAGCATGAAACGCTTCAAGAAGCGCCCGCCAGGCGAGAAGAAGTGGTATTGA
- a CDS encoding PilZ domain-containing protein, whose product MPSQRQHPRTSMKCRIKICHPSFGEVVAQTRDLSDGGVYVKHPDLLALPQGTIVTGQVQDLPIEAPVLQMEVMRMDAEGIGLRFIER is encoded by the coding sequence ATGCCCAGTCAGCGCCAGCATCCACGTACCTCGATGAAGTGCCGGATCAAGATCTGCCACCCGAGTTTCGGTGAAGTGGTGGCGCAGACCCGCGACCTCTCCGATGGCGGCGTCTACGTCAAACACCCGGATCTGCTGGCCCTGCCCCAAGGCACGATAGTCACGGGTCAGGTGCAGGATCTGCCGATCGAGGCGCCGGTGCTGCAGATGGAAGTGATGCGGATGGACGCCGAGGGTATCGGCCTGCGCTTCATCGAGCGCTGA
- a CDS encoding 7-cyano-7-deazaguanine/7-aminomethyl-7-deazaguanine transporter codes for MPTVSATIWRPALAGLIAFHMLIIIASNYLVQLPMTLFGWQTTWGAFSFPFIFLATDLTVRLLGKGPARQVIARVMLPALVASYAVSVLFHNGSFAGVSALLAFNLFVARIALASFLAYVLGQLLDIQVFDRMRSLRQWWVAPAASTVLGNLLDTFAFFSIAFWQSSDPFMAEHWVEIAAVDYAIKLTVSLLLFVPLYGMLLNAIARAVPKREALCSRD; via the coding sequence ATGCCCACGGTCTCTGCGACGATCTGGCGCCCGGCTCTGGCCGGCCTGATCGCGTTTCACATGCTTATCATCATTGCCAGCAACTACCTGGTGCAGCTGCCCATGACCCTGTTCGGTTGGCAGACCACCTGGGGCGCGTTCAGCTTTCCGTTCATCTTCCTGGCGACCGACCTCACCGTACGCCTGCTCGGCAAAGGCCCGGCGCGGCAAGTGATCGCGCGGGTCATGCTGCCCGCCTTGGTCGCGTCCTATGCGGTGTCCGTGCTGTTCCACAACGGCAGTTTCGCCGGGGTTAGCGCGTTGCTGGCATTCAACCTATTCGTCGCCCGCATCGCCCTGGCCAGCTTCCTCGCCTATGTCCTCGGGCAACTGCTGGATATCCAGGTATTCGACCGTATGCGCAGCTTGCGTCAATGGTGGGTGGCCCCGGCCGCCTCGACGGTGCTGGGCAACCTGTTGGATACCTTCGCCTTCTTCTCCATCGCCTTCTGGCAAAGCAGTGACCCGTTCATGGCCGAGCACTGGGTCGAGATCGCTGCGGTGGATTACGCAATCAAACTGACGGTCAGCCTGCTGCTCTTCGTGCCGCTCTACGGCATGCTGCTCAACGCCATCGCCCGGGCTGTGCCCAAGCGCGAGGCGTTGTGTTCCCGCGATTGA
- the trkA gene encoding Trk system potassium transporter TrkA, translating to MKIIILGAGQVGGTLAEHLASEANDITVVDTDGDRLRQLSDRLDIRTVQGRGSFPTVLRQAGADDADMLIAVTNSDEVNMIACQVAYTLFHTPTKIARVREAAYLTRSGLFNNEAIPVDVLISPEQVVTNYIKRLIEYPGSLQVIDFAEGKAQLVAVRAYYGGPLVGQQLRQLREHMPNVDTRVAAIFRRNRPIIPQGDTVIEADDEVFFIAAKGHIRAVMSEMRRMEVSYKKVVIAGGGHIGERLAEAIESRYQVKIIEMNPARCRYLSENLDSTVVLQGSASDKDLLVEENISDADIFLALTNDDEANIMSSLLAKRLGARKVMTLINNPAYVDLVQGGEIDIAISPQLATIGTLLTHVRRGDIVSVHSLRRGAAEAIEAIAHGDAKSSKVVGRAIKDIPLPPGTTIGAIIRAEEVLIAHDATVIESGDHVILFLVDKKYIRDAERLFQVGLTFF from the coding sequence TTGAAAATCATCATTCTCGGCGCTGGCCAAGTCGGCGGCACCCTGGCGGAACACCTGGCCAGCGAGGCCAACGACATCACCGTGGTCGACACCGACGGTGATCGCCTGCGCCAGCTCAGCGACCGTCTGGATATTCGCACCGTACAGGGCCGCGGCTCCTTCCCCACGGTGCTGCGCCAGGCCGGCGCGGACGATGCCGACATGCTGATCGCGGTGACCAACAGCGACGAAGTCAACATGATCGCCTGCCAGGTGGCCTACACCCTGTTCCACACCCCGACCAAGATTGCCCGGGTGCGCGAGGCTGCCTACCTGACCCGCTCCGGCCTGTTCAACAACGAAGCGATTCCGGTCGACGTGCTGATCAGCCCGGAACAGGTGGTGACCAACTACATCAAGCGCCTGATCGAATACCCCGGCTCGCTGCAGGTGATCGACTTCGCGGAAGGTAAGGCCCAGCTGGTAGCCGTGCGCGCCTATTACGGCGGCCCGCTGGTCGGCCAGCAACTGCGTCAGTTGCGCGAGCATATGCCCAATGTCGACACCCGGGTGGCCGCGATCTTCCGCCGCAACCGGCCGATCATTCCCCAGGGCGACACCGTGATCGAGGCCGATGACGAGGTGTTCTTCATCGCCGCCAAGGGCCATATCCGCGCGGTGATGAGCGAAATGCGCCGCATGGAAGTCAGCTACAAGAAGGTGGTGATTGCCGGCGGCGGGCATATCGGCGAACGTCTGGCCGAGGCGATCGAGAGCCGCTACCAGGTGAAGATCATCGAGATGAACCCGGCGCGCTGCCGCTATCTCTCGGAAAATCTCGACAGCACCGTGGTCCTGCAAGGCAGCGCCTCGGACAAGGATCTGCTGGTCGAGGAGAACATCAGCGACGCCGACATCTTCCTCGCCCTGACCAACGACGACGAGGCCAACATCATGTCGTCGTTGCTGGCCAAGCGTCTCGGCGCGCGCAAGGTGATGACCCTGATCAACAACCCAGCCTACGTCGACCTGGTCCAGGGCGGCGAGATCGACATCGCCATCAGCCCGCAGCTGGCCACCATCGGCACCCTGCTGACCCACGTGCGCCGTGGCGATATCGTCAGCGTGCACTCGTTACGCCGCGGCGCCGCCGAAGCCATCGAGGCCATCGCCCACGGCGACGCCAAGTCGAGCAAGGTGGTCGGCCGCGCGATCAAGGACATCCCGCTACCGCCGGGCACCACCATCGGGGCGATCATTCGCGCCGAGGAAGTGCTGATCGCCCACGACGCCACGGTGATCGAATCCGGCGACCACGTGATCCTGTTCCTGGTGGACAAGAAGTACATCCGCGATGCCGAGCGCTTGTTCCAGGTCGGCCTGACGTTTTTCTGA
- the rsmB gene encoding 16S rRNA (cytosine(967)-C(5))-methyltransferase RsmB, giving the protein MNPRLAAARALAVVLNGKASLGSSLPPLLDKVEQRDRGLAQDLAFGTARWQPRLALIAEKLLQKPFKAVDRDVEALLLIGLYQLFYTRIPAHAAIGETVACIDKLKKPSLKGLLNAVLRNAQRESESIIASLDRDPVLHSAHPRWLQKALKAQWPEQWQAICAANNAHPPLILRVNRRLVSRDDYLAELRQSGFAAEPCTFSRDGIRLLQACDVTSLPGFAAGLLSVQDEAAQLAAELLDLAPGQRVLDACCAPGGKTCHLLEAEPALAGVVAVDLEAKRLVRVRENLKRLNLDAELIAADGRDTAAWWDGQPFQRILLDAPCSATGVIRRHPDIKLTRQPSDIPALAQLQGELLDALWPTLQVGGILLYATCSVLPMENSDNIAAFLARTPSARELEINADFGLKPTHGRQLLPQIDGHDGFYYAKLSKIAAC; this is encoded by the coding sequence ATGAACCCTCGTCTCGCCGCCGCCCGCGCCCTGGCTGTCGTACTCAATGGCAAAGCCTCGCTGGGCAGCAGCCTGCCGCCGCTGCTGGACAAGGTTGAGCAGCGCGACCGCGGCCTGGCCCAGGATCTGGCGTTCGGTACTGCACGCTGGCAACCACGCCTGGCGTTGATCGCCGAAAAGCTGCTGCAAAAACCCTTCAAAGCGGTCGACCGTGATGTCGAGGCACTGCTGCTGATCGGGCTGTATCAACTGTTCTACACCCGTATTCCCGCCCACGCCGCCATCGGCGAGACCGTGGCCTGTATCGACAAGCTGAAGAAGCCTTCGCTCAAGGGCCTGCTCAATGCCGTGCTGCGCAACGCCCAGCGCGAAAGCGAAAGCATTATTGCCAGCCTGGACCGCGATCCGGTGCTGCATAGCGCCCACCCACGCTGGTTGCAGAAAGCCCTGAAAGCCCAGTGGCCCGAACAATGGCAAGCCATCTGCGCGGCCAACAACGCCCATCCGCCGCTGATCCTGCGGGTCAATCGCCGTTTGGTCAGCCGCGATGACTACCTGGCTGAACTGCGCCAAAGCGGATTCGCCGCCGAACCCTGCACGTTCAGCCGCGACGGCATCCGTTTGCTCCAAGCATGCGATGTCACCAGCTTGCCGGGCTTCGCCGCAGGCCTCCTCAGTGTGCAGGACGAAGCCGCGCAACTGGCCGCCGAGCTGCTCGACCTGGCCCCCGGCCAACGGGTGCTGGATGCCTGCTGCGCACCGGGCGGCAAGACCTGTCACCTGCTCGAAGCCGAACCCGCACTGGCCGGCGTGGTCGCAGTGGACCTGGAAGCAAAGCGCCTGGTGCGGGTGCGCGAAAACCTCAAGCGCCTCAACCTTGACGCCGAGCTAATCGCCGCCGATGGGCGTGATACCGCGGCCTGGTGGGATGGCCAGCCGTTCCAGCGGATTCTGCTCGACGCGCCGTGCTCCGCCACCGGGGTGATTCGCCGCCATCCGGACATCAAGCTGACCCGCCAGCCCTCGGATATTCCCGCGCTGGCCCAGTTGCAGGGCGAGTTGCTGGACGCCCTGTGGCCGACTCTGCAAGTCGGCGGCATCCTGTTGTATGCCACCTGCTCGGTGCTGCCCATGGAAAACAGTGACAACATCGCCGCCTTTCTCGCCCGTACCCCAAGCGCACGTGAGCTGGAGATAAACGCCGACTTCGGTCTCAAACCGACTCATGGTCGCCAGTTATTGCCACAAATCGACGGTCACGATGGTTTCTACTATGCCAAGCTGAGCAAGATCGCCGCATGCTGA
- the fmt gene encoding methionyl-tRNA formyltransferase, with product MSESLRIVFAGTPEFAAEHLKALLDSPHQIIAVYSQPDRPAGRGQKLTASPVKQLALQHGVPVYQPQTLRDPVAQAELAALAPDLLVVVAYGLILPQVVLDIPRLGCINSHASLLPRWRGAAPIQRAIEAGDSESGVTVMQMEAGLDTGPMLLKVSTPIAADDTGGSLHDRLAGLGPQAVIEAIGGLASSSLVGEVQDDSLATYAHKLNKDEARLDWTRPALELERLVRAFHPWPICHSTLSGEALKVHAAELGEGSGAPGSILSADKQGLMVACGQGALRLTRLQLPGGKALNFSDLYNSRREQFAVDLVLGV from the coding sequence ATGTCCGAGTCTTTGCGTATCGTCTTTGCCGGCACCCCGGAGTTCGCCGCCGAACACCTCAAGGCTCTGCTCGATAGCCCGCACCAGATCATCGCGGTGTATAGCCAGCCGGATCGGCCGGCCGGCCGTGGACAGAAGCTCACCGCCAGCCCGGTCAAGCAGCTCGCACTGCAGCATGGAGTTCCGGTCTATCAACCGCAAACCCTGCGCGACCCGGTAGCCCAGGCTGAGCTGGCAGCCCTCGCGCCAGACCTGCTGGTGGTCGTGGCCTACGGCCTGATCCTGCCGCAGGTGGTGCTGGATATCCCGCGTCTGGGCTGCATCAACAGCCACGCCTCGCTGCTGCCGCGCTGGCGCGGCGCCGCACCGATCCAGCGCGCCATCGAAGCCGGCGACAGTGAATCAGGCGTCACCGTGATGCAGATGGAAGCAGGCCTGGACACCGGACCGATGCTGCTGAAAGTCAGCACGCCGATTGCTGCCGACGACACTGGCGGCAGCCTGCACGACCGTCTGGCCGGTCTTGGCCCGCAGGCGGTGATCGAAGCGATCGGCGGCCTGGCCAGTAGCAGCCTGGTTGGCGAAGTGCAGGACGACAGCCTGGCCACCTACGCGCACAAGCTGAACAAGGATGAAGCACGCCTGGACTGGACGCGCCCGGCGCTGGAACTGGAGCGGCTGGTGCGGGCCTTCCACCCCTGGCCGATCTGCCACAGCACGCTGAGTGGCGAAGCGCTGAAGGTGCATGCGGCTGAGTTGGGCGAGGGCAGTGGTGCACCCGGCAGCATACTGTCGGCCGACAAGCAGGGCCTGATGGTTGCCTGTGGCCAAGGCGCACTGCGCTTGACCCGCCTGCAACTACCGGGCGGCAAGGCACTTAATTTCAGTGACCTGTACAACAGTCGCCGCGAGCAGTTTGCCGTCGACCTGGTGCTCGGCGTATGA
- the def gene encoding peptide deformylase, whose amino-acid sequence MAILNILEFPDPRLRTIAKPVDMVNDALRQLIDDMFETMYEAPGIGLAATQVNVHKRLVVMDLSEDRSEPRVFINPEFETLTDEVDQYQEGCLSVPGFYENVDRPNKIKIKALDRDGQPFELVAEGLLAVCIQHECDHLNGKLFVDYLSNLKRDRIKKKLEKQHRQQA is encoded by the coding sequence ATGGCTATCTTAAACATCCTCGAATTTCCCGATCCACGCTTGCGCACCATCGCCAAGCCGGTGGACATGGTCAACGACGCCTTGCGTCAACTGATCGACGACATGTTTGAAACCATGTACGAAGCCCCGGGCATCGGCCTGGCCGCGACCCAGGTCAACGTGCACAAGCGCCTGGTAGTGATGGATCTGTCGGAAGACCGAAGCGAACCCCGGGTGTTCATCAACCCCGAGTTCGAGACCCTCACCGACGAAGTCGACCAATATCAGGAAGGTTGCCTGTCGGTGCCCGGCTTCTACGAAAACGTCGACAGACCGAATAAGATCAAGATCAAGGCCCTGGACCGCGATGGCCAGCCCTTCGAACTGGTCGCCGAAGGCCTGCTCGCGGTGTGCATCCAGCACGAGTGCGACCACCTCAACGGCAAGCTGTTCGTCGATTACCTGTCCAACCTCAAACGCGACCGCATCAAGAAGAAGCTGGAAAAGCAACATCGCCAGCAGGCTTGA
- a CDS encoding LysM peptidoglycan-binding domain-containing protein yields MRKSLLALLLLAASGLAQAEVHLKDGHPDRYTVVKGDTLWDISGRFLSEPWKWPEIWHANPQVANPHLIYPGDQLSLVYVDGQPRLMLSRGESRGTIKLSPQIRSTPMAEAIPTIPLGAINSFLLSNRIVDTPEEFQGAPYIVAGNAERVVSGAGDRVYARGSFDEAAPVYGIFRQGKTYIDPDTQEFLGINADDIGGGEIVAEEGDIGTMNLTRTTQEVRLGDRLFATEERAITSTFMPSEPSSEIKGLILDVPRGVTQIGQFDVVTLNKGTRDGLTEGNVLAVYKTGETVRDRITGDAVKIPDERAGLLMVFRTYEKLSYGLILGATRQLAVMDKVRNP; encoded by the coding sequence ATGAGGAAATCACTACTCGCCCTGCTATTGCTTGCCGCTAGCGGCTTGGCCCAGGCCGAAGTGCATCTCAAGGACGGTCACCCAGACCGTTATACCGTGGTCAAGGGCGATACCCTCTGGGATATTTCCGGGCGGTTTCTCAGTGAGCCGTGGAAATGGCCGGAAATCTGGCATGCCAACCCGCAAGTGGCAAACCCCCACCTGATCTATCCCGGCGATCAGCTCAGCCTGGTCTATGTCGATGGTCAACCACGTCTGATGCTCAGCCGTGGTGAGTCGCGTGGCACCATCAAGCTGTCGCCGCAGATCCGCAGCACGCCGATGGCCGAAGCCATTCCGACTATTCCGTTGGGGGCGATCAACAGCTTTCTGCTGAGTAACCGCATCGTTGATACCCCGGAAGAATTCCAGGGAGCGCCCTATATCGTCGCCGGCAACGCCGAGCGTGTGGTCAGCGGCGCCGGGGATCGCGTCTACGCACGTGGGTCCTTTGACGAAGCGGCGCCGGTGTATGGCATCTTCCGCCAGGGCAAAACCTATATCGATCCGGATACCCAGGAGTTTCTCGGGATCAACGCCGATGACATCGGTGGCGGTGAGATCGTTGCTGAGGAAGGCGATATCGGCACCATGAACCTGACTCGCACGACCCAGGAAGTACGCCTTGGCGATCGTCTGTTCGCCACCGAAGAGCGGGCGATCACCTCGACCTTCATGCCTAGCGAACCGAGCAGCGAAATCAAGGGGTTGATTCTCGACGTTCCGCGCGGCGTGACCCAGATCGGTCAGTTCGACGTGGTTACCCTGAACAAGGGGACGCGTGATGGCCTGACCGAGGGTAACGTGCTGGCGGTGTACAAGACCGGCGAAACCGTACGCGATCGGATCACGGGCGATGCGGTGAAGATCCCTGATGAGCGGGCCGGTCTGTTGATGGTGTTCCGCACCTATGAAAAGCTCAGTTATGGCCTGATCCTTGGCGCCACTCGTCAGCTTGCAGTGATGGACAAGGTGCGTAACCCGTAA